In Deltaproteobacteria bacterium, one genomic interval encodes:
- a CDS encoding DUF5659 domain-containing protein: MTRQIQPQITSLKDLYISSYLKAKSFPLHDADLDHQGRTVFHFVETPELKRALMDYYANNAIVSPSAFIEAFKSLRSLAYSLSDKKNMEKTKYGNTRP, from the coding sequence ATGACCCGACAAATCCAGCCACAAATCACCAGCCTCAAAGACCTCTACATAAGCTCATACCTCAAGGCTAAAAGTTTTCCACTGCACGATGCAGACCTTGACCATCAAGGCCGGACGGTCTTTCACTTTGTGGAAACACCGGAGCTGAAAAGGGCCCTTATGGACTACTACGCAAACAATGCAATTGTAAGCCCTTCGGCTTTTATCGAGGCTTTCAAGTCCCTCCGCTCTTTAGCGTATAGCCTGTCAGACAAGAAAAATATGGAGAAAACAAAATATGGGAATACCCGCCCTTAA